In Pseudoalteromonas sp. MM1, a single window of DNA contains:
- a CDS encoding exo 1,3/1,4-beta-D-glucan glucohydrolase: MKTPFSLNKIARASLIASVGILAACSNDAPTTPEANNALSKTEQIWPKLNIAVKQDPEIEAKIADYLKTMTLEQKVAQMIQPEIRDITVEDMRKYGFGSYLNGGGAFPNGDKHATPMDWVKLAEDFYQASVDDSIDGSKIPTMWGTDAVHGHNNVIGATLFPHNIGLGAANNPALIEQIAAITAVEVMATGIDWVFAPTVAVVRDDRWGRTYEGYSEDPRIVRDYSAAIVNGLQGKADGDFLSDKRVISTVKHFLGDGGTVDGDDQGNNIDSEQDLFDIHAQGYVGGLSAGSQSVMASFNSWHGVKNHGNKYLLTDVLKTRMGFDGFVVGDWNGHGQIEGCTNESCAQAVNAGLDIFMVPTGAWKPLYENTIAQVKAGEISMSRIDDAVSRILRVKLRAGLFDKPSPAKRQFSGKTELIGAQQHREVARQAVRESLVLLKNKNNILPLDANQTVLIAGDGADNIGKQSGGWSITWQGTNNKNADFPGATSIYAGLEKQITQAGGRAILSADGSYDQRPDVAVVVFGEEPYAEGHGDRDNLEFERGNKKSLALLKSLKKQDIAVVSVFISGRPMWVNSELNASDAFVAAWLPGTEGCGIADVILKAKDGSIQHDFSGKLSFSWPKTAVQATVNKGDDDYSPLLPYGFGLTYGDKNVLADNLDEDSKLDNSALTNMDILVGAPVAPWRLLLKSGDELLDVSSSTHQLGALKYRTEDKTVQEDARQFNFSGEQKASAEIVTSFAEDTITYLEANGVISFDIKLNEPLTDDVNLAMTCSGECGGAIALSKMVDQSIKNKWQSVSVDLRCFANQGVDFASLTSPFSLHASSKTSVSVANIQFVPNKADSAGLKCQ, from the coding sequence ATGAAAACCCCTTTTTCACTTAATAAAATAGCACGTGCCTCATTAATTGCATCAGTAGGCATTTTAGCGGCTTGTTCAAATGACGCGCCAACCACTCCTGAAGCTAATAATGCGTTGTCTAAAACAGAACAAATTTGGCCAAAACTTAATATTGCCGTAAAACAAGACCCAGAAATTGAAGCCAAAATAGCCGATTATTTAAAAACGATGACACTTGAGCAAAAAGTAGCTCAAATGATTCAACCAGAAATTCGTGATATTACCGTTGAAGACATGCGCAAATATGGCTTTGGCTCATACCTAAACGGAGGCGGTGCCTTTCCTAATGGTGATAAACACGCAACACCAATGGACTGGGTAAAGTTGGCTGAAGATTTTTATCAGGCGTCGGTAGATGATTCTATTGATGGCAGTAAAATACCGACAATGTGGGGCACCGATGCGGTGCATGGTCACAATAATGTAATTGGCGCGACCTTGTTTCCGCATAATATTGGTTTAGGTGCGGCAAACAACCCAGCATTGATTGAACAAATAGCAGCTATCACTGCGGTTGAAGTAATGGCAACGGGTATTGATTGGGTATTTGCACCTACAGTGGCTGTTGTGCGTGACGACCGCTGGGGCAGAACCTATGAAGGTTATTCAGAAGACCCTCGTATTGTACGCGATTATTCCGCCGCAATTGTAAATGGTTTACAGGGTAAGGCTGATGGCGACTTTTTAAGTGATAAACGCGTTATTAGCACCGTTAAGCACTTTTTAGGTGATGGCGGCACAGTTGATGGCGATGACCAAGGTAATAATATCGACAGTGAGCAAGATTTGTTTGATATACATGCCCAAGGTTATGTAGGCGGCTTATCGGCGGGGAGTCAGTCGGTTATGGCATCGTTTAATAGCTGGCATGGGGTTAAGAACCACGGCAATAAATACCTGTTAACGGATGTGCTTAAAACTCGCATGGGCTTTGATGGCTTTGTTGTAGGTGATTGGAACGGCCACGGCCAGATTGAAGGCTGTACAAACGAGAGCTGTGCACAGGCTGTTAATGCGGGGCTAGATATTTTTATGGTGCCAACGGGCGCTTGGAAGCCGCTGTACGAAAACACCATAGCGCAAGTGAAAGCTGGCGAAATCAGCATGTCGCGCATTGATGATGCAGTAAGTAGAATTTTACGCGTTAAATTGCGTGCCGGTTTATTTGATAAACCAAGCCCGGCTAAGCGTCAGTTCTCGGGTAAAACGGAGCTAATTGGTGCGCAGCAGCACCGCGAAGTTGCGCGTCAAGCAGTACGCGAATCACTTGTTTTACTTAAAAATAAAAACAATATTTTGCCTCTTGATGCAAACCAAACTGTATTAATTGCTGGCGATGGCGCCGATAACATAGGTAAGCAGTCGGGTGGTTGGAGTATTACGTGGCAAGGGACTAATAACAAAAATGCCGATTTTCCTGGAGCTACGTCTATTTATGCAGGTCTTGAAAAACAAATTACGCAGGCGGGTGGTCGTGCCATTTTAAGTGCAGATGGCTCATATGATCAGCGCCCAGATGTAGCCGTTGTGGTATTTGGAGAGGAGCCTTATGCAGAAGGCCACGGCGATAGAGATAACCTTGAATTTGAGCGCGGTAATAAAAAATCGCTCGCGTTATTAAAGTCATTAAAAAAGCAGGATATTGCGGTTGTATCGGTATTTATTTCGGGTCGCCCTATGTGGGTTAACAGTGAATTGAATGCCTCAGATGCATTTGTTGCAGCATGGCTGCCAGGTACAGAGGGCTGCGGTATTGCCGATGTTATTTTAAAAGCCAAAGATGGCAGCATTCAACATGACTTTAGCGGCAAGCTTTCGTTTTCATGGCCTAAAACAGCAGTACAAGCAACGGTTAATAAAGGCGATGACGATTACAGCCCATTATTACCGTACGGCTTTGGTTTAACTTATGGCGATAAAAATGTATTAGCTGATAATTTAGACGAAGACTCTAAATTAGATAACTCAGCGCTCACTAATATGGATATTTTAGTTGGCGCACCGGTTGCTCCGTGGCGTTTATTACTTAAATCTGGCGATGAGCTATTAGATGTATCAAGCAGTACTCATCAACTGGGGGCACTTAAATACCGTACTGAGGATAAAACAGTTCAAGAAGACGCACGCCAATTTAATTTTAGTGGCGAGCAAAAGGCAAGTGCTGAAATAGTCACAAGCTTTGCAGAAGATACCATTACGTATTTAGAGGCTAATGGCGTTATTAGTTTTGATATTAAACTCAATGAGCCACTAACCGATGATGTAAACCTTGCTATGACTTGTTCAGGTGAGTGTGGTGGTGCGA
- a CDS encoding sugar MFS transporter translates to MASSAPLRTHTQSQNYQDKNYGFALTSLTTLFFMWGFITCLNDILIPHLKAVFNLTYAQAMLVQFCFFGAYFLMSLPSGYIVKKLGYKKGIVVGLLIAACGCVLFYPAAALHNYPVFLFALFVLASGITLLQVSANPYVSLLGAPKTASSRLTLTQAFNALGTTVAPTFGAFLILDSASEAFLTPAQNAESVQLPYLLLAGMLILLAGIFAWLKLPDIMNEQKQAAEKSETIEGSAWQYRHLTLGAVGIFMYVGAEVAIGSFLVSFLAQENIAGLKEHVAAHYITYYFGGAMVGRFIGAAVMQKLPAGKVLGFNASMAIVLVFIAMSTSGQLAMWSILLVGLFNSIMFPTIFSLALNGLGKHTAQGSGILCLAIVGGAIVPLLQGALADSVGVQLSYVLPIFCYLFIAFYGLSASKPVQAQETL, encoded by the coding sequence TATTCTTTATGTGGGGATTTATTACCTGCTTAAACGATATTTTAATCCCGCATTTAAAAGCGGTGTTTAACCTAACTTATGCACAAGCCATGCTGGTGCAATTTTGTTTTTTTGGCGCTTATTTTTTAATGTCACTGCCAAGTGGCTATATAGTTAAAAAATTAGGCTATAAAAAAGGCATTGTAGTGGGGTTACTTATAGCAGCATGTGGTTGTGTACTTTTTTACCCAGCCGCGGCGCTACATAATTACCCAGTATTTTTGTTTGCTTTATTTGTACTGGCAAGCGGTATTACCTTATTGCAGGTTTCTGCAAACCCTTATGTAAGTTTATTGGGCGCCCCTAAAACAGCGTCTTCTCGCCTTACTCTAACGCAAGCATTTAATGCGCTAGGCACTACGGTTGCTCCTACATTTGGTGCATTTTTGATTCTTGACTCTGCTTCTGAGGCGTTTTTAACACCGGCACAAAATGCAGAATCGGTACAACTTCCTTATTTACTATTAGCAGGCATGCTTATTTTACTAGCCGGTATTTTTGCATGGCTTAAATTGCCAGACATAATGAATGAGCAAAAACAAGCCGCTGAAAAGTCAGAGACCATTGAGGGTAGTGCATGGCAGTACCGTCACCTAACACTCGGTGCTGTAGGTATATTTATGTATGTAGGCGCAGAGGTTGCAATTGGCAGTTTTTTAGTTAGCTTTTTAGCACAAGAAAATATTGCTGGTTTAAAAGAGCATGTTGCCGCTCACTACATCACATACTATTTTGGTGGAGCTATGGTGGGGCGTTTTATTGGTGCAGCCGTCATGCAAAAATTACCCGCTGGTAAAGTGCTTGGCTTTAACGCAAGTATGGCCATTGTTTTAGTGTTTATTGCTATGAGCACGTCGGGTCAATTAGCAATGTGGTCAATACTACTGGTTGGTTTATTCAATTCTATTATGTTCCCAACTATTTTTAGTTTAGCGTTAAATGGCCTTGGTAAGCATACCGCGCAAGGCTCTGGTATTTTGTGCTTGGCGATTGTTGGGGGGGCAATAGTGCCACTTTTACAAGGTGCACTTGCTGATAGTGTGGGTGTTCAACTTTCGTATGTTTTACCTATTTTTTGTTACTTATTTATCGCGTTTTATGGTTTAAGCGCAAGTAAACCAGTTCAAGCTCAGGAGACTCTATAA